The genomic segment CGCTTGATCTCCAGATAGAGGAATTTCAACCGTCGGATTCAATCCGCGGGCGTGTGAATCCAGACAAGGGCAAGAAAACCCCTTCCCGCCAATTGGACTCGTTTTTATTCGCCCAGCGACCAGAATTCGAAACGACGGTTAAATGTCCTCTCGGAGTAGTTTGCTTAGATCGTGACAACCCCAAAAAAGTCAGACGATCCTGACCGTTAATTTCAGGAAGTGACTGTTGATGTGATGTTGGAAGAGCATGGAGATGCGGGCCAGTGGGATACACTATGGAGAGCACATTAATGGCAGGATCGTTGGATCAATGCATCTGGACCGTCTGACATTGCAGTGACCAGGAGATAATGATTATAATGGTATGGTGGTGGTTGTTGCAATTGAtgggtgttttaaaaagtacatgaatttcatttttttttaattatgataCTAATAATGATACATTAAATGCTATAAAATTTCAATCGTATAAGGGTTATGATAGAAACTCAATTACATAACATCCTTCCAAACTGATATTGTATTGTAAAATGGGAGGTGggattttagaatatttttttgtaatttatctgataatatttaattaaaaacacCATCCAATCATGGCCAGGTTATATCTAGCTTATCCATACATGCTATGAGTATgcacaaaaataaatatgaattataATTCCAATCTACATCCattgatttttctttctttctatcctACCAAATCTACTCAAGTTATGAATTTTCTTCTATTTTGCCAATCCATCCTGCCAAGATAATTTTTTGGCAGCACCTAGAAATCCAAATGAATTCATTTAGGTCATGGATGGGTCTCCTCCCCTCTCTGTCCTCCACAATTCGTTATTGAAGATAAATTTTCAGTACATGTTTAACTTTGTAAATTTCCTTTCCAAATTTGGTGTCTTTTTaaacttgaaaaatattaaaaatttgaaaaaaattggatatggatgttcttttttttgggtatcTTATacatcatattttatttttataattgtatatatatatatatttatatttatatattattttgtttCATTTTATATAGTTTAGTATTTaagtttatatttatattttattatttaatatgcaTTGCACCTTCTTTTTGTTAAGAAGAGATCTCCTGTTCAAAATAAAGAGATGCTGTCCTAAGTATAAGACATTAGTCATTTCTTTTCTAACATGGCACTCTCATTAACAATTCTCAAATGaggaaaaaatctaattttgtttatatttataTGCAACTGTAAAAGAATTAACTTGATTTTATTGTCAACTTCTAAGAGGGCGTAACCATTATTGCTTTAAGAATCAGCCTAAGAAATCAATTACAATTTTGCAAAGTCAAGTTGAGATATAGAaaaccaaattgaatctaagttCACCTTGTCTTTTATACGCATGTCCGAATTATTAGACTGTTGCAcgtgtgatgcatgtaattctcAAATCCATTGAAACATGAAAATGAAAAGTGTAAAAGAGAAAAATTAGCCAACCATGAATGGCAACCAGGTAGAAATGGTGAAATATATGCAAATAGATTAATATGTCCCATAAACCGTTATGAGAAGCTTTGCATCATTCAACAAAATAGATGCCAGAATAATCAAAAACATTTCCTGTTTCGGTCCTTGATTGAATAGCTCCAATTCTACCATCACGACCATCCATACATCACATGATGATTGTGATTTGATGAGTCCTAGTACTATACATGAGATAGCATGCTTTAGGTGCAGCAAAGGATGTAAATATGTTCAAATTTAATTACAAATACTAAGATCAATTCGTGATCAAAAgactagtccacataggttatagaCTATGTCTGTTCTGACACTATTTATAATAACTTAAGATTTCatctaaaaaatttaattagaaagtattaattaggttgtataaatattcaagatctATACAATATAGAGCTAATATGAGACCAAACACATGTATGTATGGCCTTCACGGTATTGTGAGTAAATATGGTCTTGTGAGGTTTCTTTTCCAATAATCAGTCAAGGCTGACTTGGATCATGGTCCAGCCAAATCAAACATAAATTGGTAATGCTGATGGATTTTTAATCCGAACCAATAGCGATCTCAATCTCGATAGCTCGAGTACTAGGCTTGGCCATGAACTTGTTTCTTAGGTTTCATGAAGTGCTTGGGATGAAAATCCTTTAGGTATACTTTAAATGCCCATGAGAACTCATGCAAGTTTGGCGTACTTCAACAACTTTGTCACACTAATTTTCATAATCTACTCCAATCATTCTATGCCACAAGGCAGGAGAATATTTCATGCGCATGAATTAGGTTCCACCCACAGCGTGATAATTGATAGGGTCGACACGGTATGTTAGTTGTGTATATTAAACACCCTCGGCACGTAATCATGTCCACACATCAAGCAATTCTCTGGGTGTAGAGCTGTAAAGCGAAACCATGTTGTATTCCTGCAAATTATAAAACTAAATAGATTAGCTTCGATATTGGtacaaaaatttatttattctctATATTTATTCTTTAGTCAACATAACCTTGTCTATTAGTGCATACATGCACCCAAATTTAGGGCTTCAACCTGAACCAGTTTAGTCTAGATTGGCCGAAACCCCTAAAAATCAGGGGATATCAACAAGGTGGGCCAACTCTCTCTCTGAGTGGGCCAGGCTTGATGTCAAGACCATAGGCCAGACTTAAATGCTCAATATTTGCCCAAAGAAATCATGAATCTCCAATACTGGATAGATGTTCAAAACTTAGAGCATGCAAAGGTAACAACCTTCAATCTTTTcgcagaaaaaacaaaaaatatcccatatttgattatttttttaaaaaataaaaaatagcatttttatgaaaataagattttcatatcttgtaaaaaagaaaaatctatataGGATATGGAAGATCATCAAATTGTCAGCATTTGAAaattaagatttttttctttcaaatataTCTTTTAGCTTTTAAATAGAATGTGATAaggttttttcctttattcaatgcataatagatattttacacAATTTTTTCGGTAAAATAGATGCTTAGTCACTTTGAAATGTATCACTTTTTCATTGTCAACTAAACatataaaaactatttttctagGTATCATATATCCAGATATTAGCTTTTCAAAAAGAATATTTTAGGACAGAAAATTCTTTTCGAGAACCAAatgagttctatttttttttcttcttatctcaattttaataaaaaaatcactatacataccaaaaaaaattctaCTCCATGGTTCATTAACCACCTATTCTTCCCACAACCAACAGTGATTTTCAATAGAACTTTTTATAAATGTTCACTTGAAGCATCAGTGACAAAGGAAATAGGCAGGAAAAAAGATTAATGGTCTTCAATAGTATGTAAATTAGTGGAGTAACCCAAacgaaacacacacacacacacacacacaactgCAGTTATTTTTCGAAACTTGGTTTGGAGATCAAATGAACCAATAAGTACACTCTCATATTTTTCTTCTGTCCAAATAAAAAGGATAAGTTCTTTCTACATCAAGTTCTCATGAAGAAATGAAAGGAAGCTCCATTTGGAGTGATCCGGCAATTACATGCTCATTTCAAggagaaataaaaaagagataCCGCAGTATCCGTCGAAACTTCAAACTCAAAAGCAAAGAACTACTCTTCTCCAGCCATTACCATCCTGCGGAgaggactgggcccaagttttTTCCTTCTCATGGCATTCCTCTTCCTCACAAATTCCATCTggttcctcctcctcagctgcATCATTGCTTCCTCTTCAACCACAAATCTTCTCATCAAGATGTCGTCGGTTAACGACTTACCCCTGAACACCCTCCGCCCTTCCACCGAGGTTCTTGTGTTCATGACTCTATCAGGTGCCACAAAAGATTTTGATCTCGATAAGCCGTAGCTTCTTCGCGGTGGGACGGCGGCTCGAAACACCTCATTGTAGGAAGAGATGGGAGCACAGAGACATGCTCGAGTGAACGAAGAGGCCACCTTTAGAGAAGTGCATTTCCTAAGCTTTGGCTTGTTGGAGTTTGCTGGAGTTGCATCAGATTTTGTTATTGGAGACTTTGCTGCAGGCTTCAATAGAATCACAATCTCCATCACCCTTTGGTACCACGGTTTGCTGAAACATGAGCATCTCAATGATCAAATGAACCCAAGCACGGAAACATAAAACACTTGAAGACTCTTTTAAATTCATTCAGTAGATCAGAGCAAGGATAGAGACTTTCATGATAGTTGCAGACAATTGGAGAAGTCGTACGTCTTGTTTCGACCACAGAGAAAAAAATCTTTATCATGTTAGTTCTacgaaaaaaatttagaaaactcCAGGCATTATGTTTCTAATCTAAATCATGGAAAAAACACAAACATATACAGGAGAAGAGTAGATAGTGGGGACTTTATCTTGCCTTGTTTGTGGGATCTTTTGATCTTGCATGAACAAGGAGTGGAGAAACATGGGAAGAGTTGATGGGAATGATGGAGTTCATCTGTGGAGTAGGGTGGTGTGGGAGCTAGAATTTGTGAAGTATTTCTAGAGTGGCATTGTGgtcctttcccttttcttactttcttttctttattgtaGGATGCTTTTGCTTTGGCAGGATTCCTTGCAAGTTGCAACGGAGATAGAG from the Phoenix dactylifera cultivar Barhee BC4 chromosome 14, palm_55x_up_171113_PBpolish2nd_filt_p, whole genome shotgun sequence genome contains:
- the LOC103716000 gene encoding uncharacterized protein LOC103716000, which gives rise to MFLHSLFMQDQKIPQTSKPWYQRVMEIVILLKPAAKSPITKSDATPANSNKPKLRKCTSLKVASSFTRACLCAPISSYNEVFRAAVPPRRSYGLSRSKSFVAPDRVMNTRTSVEGRRVFRGKSLTDDILMRRFVVEEEAMMQLRRRNQMEFVRKRNAMRRKKLGPSPLRRMVMAGEE